A genomic segment from Gavia stellata isolate bGavSte3 chromosome 4, bGavSte3.hap2, whole genome shotgun sequence encodes:
- the LOC104256063 gene encoding zinc finger CCCH-type antiviral protein 1, translated as MTDPAVCCFLTKTLCAQGGRLELPELREHIGLSAQQLEETLAAAGPQRFLVLRHGGGAGVLAVSAVRVCVRKECGGCERLHLCKLYLMGKCNLGPSSCKYPHDIINAENKKVLKTHNLFGLNENELRVLLLQNDPFLLPDVCQFYNRKDDTCKQQNNCNKLHICRHFLRGECRFFQCKRSHNLLDAHALRVLETGGVDGSIASNIQTICDHKHVEFNKELMKGKNYKYKPREDFLRKKAVMRSKELKITLQTVGFTLDMPPSEGPRSNVRGQSQHQLPTGAGGKDEDKKDNSSAEASKDKKEDDKCDEICVFYVWKYCKHKDKCRLVHYHLPYRWQVYNGITWNDLSMMEEIEKAYCDPGNSSIAAKNIDFQTMTCSSSSLRRLSTQSSVTSPTLVLTTQWIWYWKNDQGQWIEYGEQGEGDGVKSPSSDVIENLYLADPDATISFQAGLNHYQLNFKEMTQTNISFKTRRRVCRRPKFVSSEDVQKIKKGQRNSSIPNQACPSHWDQSALPDLGYKAVEISNTTSEYNKIKQLFRQTMRSYNVLKIQRIQNPSLWKVFQWQKEQMKRENGGKEVNERFLFHGTMSSSVEAICVHNFDWRICGSNGTNYGKGSYFARDASYSHAYSQSAVKTNIMFVARVLVGDSIKGNATYVRPPTKAADGLRFYDSCVDDELNPSIFVVFEKHQIYPEYIIEYKEEEKKCIIS; from the exons ATGACGGACCCGGCGGTGTGCTGCTTCCTCACCAAGACCCTGTGCGCCCAGGGCGGGCGGCTGGAGCTGCCGGAGCTCCGGGAGCACATCGGTCTCTCGGcgcagcagctggaggagacgCTGGCGGCGGCGGGTCCCCAGCGGTTCCTGGTGCTGCGGcacggcggcggggcgggggtccTGGCCGTGTCGGCCGTGCGGGTCTGCGTCCGCAAGGAGTGCGGGGGCTGCGAGCGGCTGCACCTCTGCAAGCTGTACCTCATGGGCAAGTGCAACCTGGGGCCCAG ctCTTGTAAGTACCCACACGACATCATCAATGCTGAGAACAAGAAAGTTCTAAAGACTCATAACTTGTTTGGCCTCAATGAGAATGAGCTGCGAGTCCTGCTTCTCCAGAATgaccctttcctcctccctgat GTCTGCCAATTTTACAACAGAAAGGATGATACctgcaagcagcaaaacaacTGTAACAAGCTTCATATTTGTCGACACTTTCTCCGAGGGGAATGTAGATTTTTTCAATGCAAGAGGTCCCATAACCTCTTGGATGCCCATGCATTGAGAGTGTTGGAAACTGGAGGTGTGGATGGGAGCATAGCTTCAAACATCCAGACTATATGTGATCACAAGCATGTGGAATTCAACAAGGAACTGATGAAGGGGAAAA actACAAGTACAAACCAAGAGAAgatttcttgagaaaaaaagcagttatgAGGAGTAAAGAACTGAAGATAACTTTGCAAACAGTGGGCTTCACACTGGATATGCCACCTTCAGAAG GTCCCAGGAGCAATGTACGTGGTCAGAGCCAACACCAGTTGCCAACAGGAGCTGGAGGTAAAGACGAAG ATAAAAAAGACAATTCCTCTGCTGAAGCTTCGAAGGACAAAAAAGAAGATGATAAGTGTGATGAGATATGCGTGTTTTATGTCTGGAAGTACTGCAAACATAAAG ATAAATGCAGACTTGTTCATTACCATTTGCCATATCGATGGCAGGTATATAATGGGATCACCTGGAATGACCTTTCCATGATGGAGGAAATTGAAAAGGCGTATTGTGACCCAGGAAACAGCAG CATAGCAGCTAAGAACATTGATTTTCAGACAATGACCTGCTCTTCTTCTTCGCTTCGACGCCTCTCTACACAATCATCAGTCACAAGCCCCACACTTGTATTGACCACGCAGTGGATTTGGTATTGGAAGAATGACCAAGGCCAGTGGATTGAATATGGAGAACAG GGAGAAGGGGATGGTGTGAAGTCGCCATCTTCTGATGTTATTGAGAATCTGTATCTAGCAGATCCAGATGCCACCATATCTTTCCAGGCCGGCTTGAATCATTACCAGCTCAATTTTAAAG AAATGACCCAGACAAACATCTCTTTTAAAACTCGAAGAAGGGTCTGCAGGCGACCAAAGTTTGTGTCTTCTGAAGATGTGCAGAAGATAAAGAAAGG cCAGAGGAATTCTTCTATTCCAAATCAAGCCTGTCCTAGCCACTGGGATCAATCTGCGCTGCCTGACTTGGGATAcaag GCAGTGGAGATCAGTAATACAACCTCTGAatacaacaaaataaagcagctgtttcGTCAGACTATGAGAAGCTACAATGTCCTTAAAATACAGAGGATTCAGAATCCATCCCTCTGGAAAGTGTTTCAGTG GCAAAAGGAGCAGATGAAGagggaaaatggagggaaggaagTAAATGAACGGTTCTTGTTCCACGGAACCATGAGCTCCTCCGTGGAAGCCATCTGCGTTCACAACTTTGACTGGAGAATTTGCGGAAGCAATGGAACAAACTATGGAAAAG GAAGTTACTTTGCTAGAGATGCTTCCTATTCCCATGCATACAGTCAGTCTGCAGTGAAAACAAACATCATGTTCGTGGCTCGTGTATTGGTTGGAGATTCCATTAAAGGCAATGCAACCTATGTTCGTCCCCCGACAAAGGCTGCTGATGGGCTTCGGTTTTATGACAGCTGTGTGGACGATGAGTTAAATCCCTCaatttttgttgtctttgaaAAACATCAGATTTACCCAGAGTATATAATAGAGtataaggaggaagaaaaaaaatgtattatatCTTAA